In a single window of the Magnolia sinica isolate HGM2019 chromosome 7, MsV1, whole genome shotgun sequence genome:
- the LOC131250977 gene encoding putative disease resistance protein RGA3, translating to MADSLVSFAIEKLDKILEDEVASLLGVTKELRKLSSAFTSIKAVLEDAETQHLKEQSVKDWLKKLKDVAYDIDDILDEWTTESFPSQDDEGDESLSCNKKVQNFLSPFSCFGHVAFRHKLANRIKDTWERLEEIDSQKNRFQFKIGNAERTDEIEGRETGSQVDESATVGRGDDKNEILRMLLNETSDVVNEVPTVISIFGMGGLGKTTLAQLAYNDDEVERHFNVKMWVCVSDVFDVKRITKLMIESATKSPCNLEGLDPLQSCLREILHGKLFLLVLDDVWSNDSEKWDKLRVPFQAGAPGSRIIVTTRLEDVAWTTGSSYIHKLLALSDEECWSLFNRRALEHRIAEERLELEAIGREIVKKCGGVPLAAKTIGSAMRSRKTRREWEVVLGSEIWNSGDVLGDMLPALLLSYQDLSPALKQCFAYCSVFPKDWEIEKDMIVKLWAAQGFIHSKEGEEIEDIGGRYFDDLLRRSLLQDAEFNYDRNIVGGCKMHDLVHDLAQFVLGGDCSTVEIRKQASSNLNNIRHSFFIFSDEACEVASISATLYKAQKLRTLLRDPRISSVPRNLFHHLRYLRALDLSHARSQNLSRTIGQLKHLRYLDFSFADIVELPEEVSNCRNLQTLRLSNCYRLEKLPRGLTKMNNLRHLEIEGTNMLKYLPQGIGRLTGLRTLTEFTVGGGDEGCNCRELKYLNHLQGSLLIKNVEKVRSRDEAREAELHKKQHLHALTLKYGYDGRLDDDEDVLEILKPHTNLKEFIIWYYKGSKLPKWIEDPVFSNLVKVELICCKGCKQLPGLGKLPSLKYLEVVSMKEVRYVGGEFSGDTNNDGSGGVVSFPKLETLSFGGMPNWEEWELREGDGQVMPSLVEISVKWCPKLKALPHNLPPELLQRLSLGISNDGMSSEAPLPIFPNLNHLEIWGNDELTSLPGGWLGQLKALQTLEIYNCNRMESLPEELQHLTKLQQLKIRSCRVLEERYGDGGEDRDKIANIPSIKIGWY from the coding sequence atggctgATTCACTGGTCTCATTTGCAATAGAGAAATTGGACAAAATTCTTGAAGATGAGGTGGCTTCACTGCTTGGTGTCACCAAAGAGCTCAGAAAGCTTTCCAGTGCATTCACCTCCATCAAGGCTGTCCTTGAAGATGCCGAGACTCAACATCTGAAAGAACAATCCGTGAAAGATTGGCTAAAGAAGCTCAAAGATGTGGCTTATGACATCGATGACATACTAGACGAGTGGACTACGGAATCCTTCCCATCACAAGACGATGAAGGTGATGAATCTCTTTCTTGCAATAAAAAGGTGCAGAACTTCCTTTCACCTTTTTCTTGTTTCGGTCACGTTGCATTTCGCCATAAACTTGCGAACAGAATAAAGGATACATGGGAAAGGTTAGAAGAGATTGACAGCCAAAAGAACAGATTTCAATTTAAAATTGGTAATGCAGAGAGAACGGATGAAATCGAAGGGCGAGAAACAGGCTCCCAAGTAGACGAATCAGCCACTGTTGGAAGGggtgatgataaaaatgaaatattGAGGATGTTGCTAAATGAAACTAGTGATGTGGTAAACGAGGTGCCTACCGTCATTTCTATCTTTGGAATGGGGGGGTTGGGCAAGACCACCCTTGCTCAACTCGCCTACAATGATGATGAAGTCGAGAGGCATTTCAATGTGAAAATGTGGGTTTGTGTTTCCGACGTTTTTGATGTAAAACGGATTACAAAATTAATGATAGAATCTGCCACAAAGTCTCCTTGTAATCTTGAAGGCTTGGACCCGTTGCAAAGTTGCCTCCGTGAAATCTTGCATGGAAAGCTATTCTTGCTTGTTCTCGACGACGTTTGGAGCAATGACAGCGAGAAGTGGGACAAGCTGAGAGTTCCCTTTCAAGCTGGTGCACCTGGGAGTCGAATCATCGTGACCACTCGTTTAGAAGATGTTGCATGGACGACGGGAAGCTCTTACATACACAAACTTCTGGCGTTATCTGATGAAGAATGCTGGTCATTGTTCAACCGTAGAGCGCTCGAGCATCGGATTGCAGAAGAGCGTTTGGAGCTAGAAGCGATTGGAAGGGAAATTGTAAAGAAGTGTGGAGGGGTGCCTCTTGCAGCAAAGACGATAGGGAGTGCCATGCGCTCAAGAAAGACAAGAAGGGAGTGGGAGGTTGTCTTGGGTAGTGAGATATGGAATTCAGGCGATGTCTTAGGAGACATGTTACCAGCTTTGTTGCTAAGTTACCAAGACTTGTCTCCTGCTCTGAAGCAGTGCTTCGCATATTGCTCTGtttttccaaaagattgggagaTAGAGAAGGATATGATAGTCAAGTTATGGGCAGCACAAGGTTTCATCCATTCTAAGGAAGGTGAAGAGATCGAGGATATTGGTGGGCGTTATTTTGATGATTTATTAAGACGCTCGTTGCTTCAAGATGCAGAATTTAACTATGACAGGAACATAGTCGGTGGttgcaagatgcatgatttagttcatgATCTTGCACAATTTGTATTAGGAGGTGACtgttcaacggtggagatcagaAAACAAGCCTCTTCGAACCTAAACAATATCCgccattctttttttattttcagtgATGAAGCTTGTGAAGTGGCTTCCATTTCGGCCACCTTATATAAGGCCCAAAAGTTGCGGACGTTGCTACGAGACCCAAGAATCTCCAGTGTTCCACGGAATTTATTTCATCATTTGAGATACCTTAGGGCATTGGACTTGAGTCACGCTCGCAGTCAGAACTTGTCTCGAACAATAGGACAGTTGAAACACCTGAGATATCTTGATTTTTCTTTCGCAGACATAGTGGAGCTGCCAGAGGAGGTGAGTAATTGCAGAAATTTACAGACCTTGAGACTCAGTAACTGTTACAGGCTAGAAAAACTTCCTAGAGGGTTGACAAAAATGAATAACCTCAGACATCTAGAAATAGAAGGCACTAACATGCTGAAGTACTTACCGCAGGGTATAGGGAGATTAACTGGCCTTCGGACATTAACAGAGTTCACTGTGGGAGGTGGTGACGAAGGATGTAATTGCAGAGAACTGAAATACCTCAATCACCTTCAAGGAAGTCTTCTAATTAAAAACGTGGAAAAAGTCAGGAGCAGGGACGAAGCTAGGGAGGCAGAACTGCATAAGAAGCAGCACCTTCATGCTCTAACCTTGAAATACGGATATGATGGAcgattggatgatgatgaggacgTGCTTGAAATCCTCAAGCCCCACACAAACTTGAAGGAGTTTATAATATGGTATTACAAAGGTTCCAAGCTTCCCAAGTGGATAGAGGATCCGGTGTTCTCTAATCTAGTCAAGGTCGAACTCATATGCTGTAAGGGGTGTAAACAACTGCCAGGTCTTGGGAAACTACCGTCCCTTAAATATCTTGAAGTAGTGTCAATGAAGGAGGTGAGATACGTGGGTGGCGAGTTTAGTGGGGATACTAACAATGATGGAAGTGGTGGTGTTGTCTCATTCCCCAAGCTGGAGACCCTCAGCTTCGGAGGCATGCCAAATTGGGAGGAGTGGGaattgagagagggagatggacAGGTTATGCCATCACTTGTAGAAATAAGCGTAAAATGGTGCCCAAAGTTAAAGGCTTTACCACACAACCTTCCACCTGAGCTCCTCCAGAGGCTGAGTTTAGGCATAAGTAATGATGGGATGTCATCAGAAGCACCCTTACCCATCTTCCCAAACCTTAACCATTTGGAGATTTGGGGTAATGATGAGCTGACATCACTACCTGGTGGTTggttgggacaactcaaagccctccaaactctGGAAATCTACAATTGTAACCGGATGGAGTCTCTACCAGAGGAGTTGCAACACCTCACCAAGCTTCAACAATTGAAGATCAGATCCTGTCGAGTCTTAGAAGAGCGCTATGGAGATGGAGGAGAAGATCGGGACAAGATTGCCAACATCCCGAGTATCAAAATTGGTTGGTATTAG